The DNA region CAGCAATAAAATACAGATTTGCTAAAATTTGAATACATTGAGAAATACCCATCtacatttcttttctttttttactgTATCTTTCTTTTACAGTTAAGTCTGTTTAGAATcatggaggcagtggtggtaATAAAATCTGTTCTTATTGTGGTAAGCTTAGGCATACAATAGAAACATGCTACCGAAAGCATGTAGAATAGTTACACCAGTGTTATCAATTGAAATATAGAATTAAATTCATATTGATACATAATACATTTATATTGGCacttgaatttaaatttatctGCTTTACTACTTGATATTATAATTCATATAAATTTTACCTAATAAATAACTCTCAAACTTTTGGATAAATTTCCTTTTCTGGAGACTAATATGACCAATTAGTGGTAAAACAAATTGTGTTTCTGGCATAACAAAAATCTGAAATCGAGAAAGGGACATGGGATATTTTGTATGATCAGATTTTCCTCTCCATTGCCCACCAAAGTCCAAAGTTCAGAACAAGATATTTTATAGAAGAAAATCTTCCACTCATTATAGCAACACACTTGAACCAAACCAGTGTTAGCTCATTGATTAGTTAAGGTAGGAACAGAAATCACTACCAATCTATCTACTACTCGTTCTTTCTTCTATCAACTCCTCCAATGTTTCTCTCTCactaccaccatcaccatcttcTCTTCTCAAACCTCCCTGTTCCTCTAACACTGACACACCATCACTCATCCTTTTCACACCCTCCAccatctcatcttcttcattttctccaCAGACCCACAATTATTCCTCATACTATTTCAGCCATTCCTCCAACACTTTCATCATGGCTAACCGAACTCACCACCGGAACAGATGACCCTTCTTCTACCATCCAAGTCACTTCCACCATTCTTGTGACCGGAGCCAtcactctcttcttctttcGCACTCTCCAGCGCCGAGCAAAAAGAGCCAAAGAATTGGTAAACTCTGTTTTGCTTCACACTGATAGAATATGAAATATTCTTCCAGTAATTACGCCtaatttattgtaattatatTTATTCCTAGGTTAACTTTACATGTATATATACTCTTGTTACTGATCAATGAAAGACACCAAATTATTCCATAATCTTACATGTAGGAAATATTCTTCTAGTAATTATGCCtaatttattgtaattatatTTATTCCTAGGTTGACTTTACTTGTATATATACTCTTGTTGATGATCAATGAAAGACATCAAATTAGGCCCtgtttggataaacagcttaattaagcgcttatggtcataagcgcttatgacataagcgcttattcataagctatttttaaaaatttattgaaataaattaaaaataagctgtgtataagcataagctgtttttcataagctatcctgagtagcttatgaaaataagctgaaaatagcttatggcagaccataagctgtttgcataagctctcccaaacactggcataagagcttatgctgtcagataagctcaaataagctcttccaaactgggccttatTCCATAATCTTACACACACAAATTACAACTACAACTATTTCATTATATCGTACATGTTTGGAATAAAAAACCACCCGAAAATCATAGGCAATAGCTTATGTCCACATTGATTTTAACTTCACCGTTATGATTTTTGAACAAGTTCCCAAACATCCACTTAACATCAAAATTTATGTTCAGCTATTCTTAGAAACAT from Lotus japonicus ecotype B-129 chromosome 2, LjGifu_v1.2 includes:
- the LOC130738032 gene encoding uncharacterized protein LOC130738032 isoform X2; the protein is MFLSHYHHHHLLFSNLPVPLTLTHHHSSFSHPPPSHLLHFLHRPTIIPHTISAIPPTLSSWLTELTTGTDDPSSTIQVTSTILVTGAITLFFFRTLQRRAKRAKELKFRSSGVNKSLASTSIKAKKRPSPDQALLGAIIAGVIAVILYRFTTSVEATLYRQTISDNFSDNNKRLVLPCYICLWHKFCWFIALFWSACHEHF